The sequence CTCGGTACGCTCATGGGGCAATGCGAAGCCGAGGCGCGCGGCTTGTCTCTGCTGCTGCATCCGCTGGACGAGCGGCCACAAGCCCTGCATTTCGGCCCTGCGCCTGATTTCGTGCTGGCGGGCTCGCTGAGCGAGTTGCGCAGCGCGGCCTCGAACCTGATCAACAATGCCGTGCGCTATACCCCGGGTGGCGGGCGCATCGATGTGCGCTGGAGCCGGCTGGCTGACGGCAAGGTGCAGTTGGCCATTATTGATACAGGTCCTGGCATTGCGCCCGAACATCTGCCGCGGCTGGCGGAGCGGTTTTACCGGATAGACCGTAGCCGCTCGCGCGAGTCAGGTGGCACGGGGCTTGGCCTCGCGATCGCCAAGCACGTGGCCCAGCGCCATGGCGGAGAATTGCAGATTACCAGCAAGCTTGGC comes from Comamonas resistens and encodes:
- a CDS encoding ATP-binding protein, whose product is MLDLGTLMGQCEAEARGLSLLLHPLDERPQALHFGPAPDFVLAGSLSELRSAASNLINNAVRYTPGGGRIDVRWSRLADGKVQLAIIDTGPGIAPEHLPRLAERFYRIDRSRSRESGGTGLGLAIAKHVAQRHGGELQITSKLGKGSCFALVFPAQRVRNKSLVVPQ